CGCGTGAGGGCGACATGAGAGTTGAGTGATCAAAACACGATCCCACTTGCGACCATACAGTACACTAAAGTCCATAATCCTCCATTGACTTACTGGGGGCATATCCATGCCAAAGACAAATTGGCATGTTCAGTGCCTGTCCTGCTGCAATGTCCGATCTGGTTTACATCATAAGGGATCTCAAGATCGAATCGACCGATCTGAACATTTCTTAGCGTGCCATCTGGTGCATGCAGGGGTTGGCCCAGATCCTTTGTACGCTCCGATAGGCGCAACAAAGCCCACTCCACACCTACTGTATTTTGGGCACTTGCCAGGATCGGTACCAGCACCCACCAATGGTCCGAACTTCAAAGGTCTGGCTTGAGCTTGGAAAAGAAACGCCACAGCTTCTCAAGTGATCAGCTCATCAGGATTTTGATAAGAGGCTGCGCTTGCACCCCGAAATCAACAAAGTGACGGAAGTTGCGAAATGCACATGTCCTCTACATGCCCGCAAATAATTTGgtcaatcttttttttttttttttttttttttttttttttttttttaggttgTTACCTGGTCAGCTCTGGCAGCTTGATTTTGAATCAATCCTTCATACTGCACCAGGTTACCACGCCACTAGGCTTCCTCCGTTTGAGTGTAAGGCCCGTATCTGTACCATGACCAAAAACTTCTAGGCCACGGCTTTTTCAAGGTCTTGATTCAATCTGCGGCATTGGAGCTCTCGAGGTAGCCCAGAGTCAAGGGATGTATATGGTCACCGGAGGGTGCATCCGCGCCTCTTTTCCGGCCGTTATTGGTTGCAGGACCAACCAATTCATCACATTTTCGCAGGTATCGCCTCGTGTTCGTTGCTCCCATTCGTTGCCTTGGCAAAATTCACGGTCTCATTCAGTATCTCAAGCGAACTGTCGACTCCAAGTCCGCAGTCCTATCGTACGAAATTTAATTTCATTTTTCCGAATCCCTGATATTCGCCGTGCAGAAATGCTCGATGACCCAAAGAAAACCTGTAAAGACCGTAGAGTTAGTCCCTGATGGCCAGATCAGTTGCAGGATCCTCGGATCCAGGGTGGACCCAAACGCACCAATTCATGCCCATTCCTCGTCGCCTGACCTGCCCAGTCGTGTGATTTATCGGACAGCGCTGAAGACGTTCTTGAGGAGACCGTCCCTCTGGGTCAGCCTGTTCAGggcatcgtcaccctcgCCCATGGCGCGGACGAAACCGCAGAGAGCGTAGACATGGTTCTCGCCCTGGACGGCACGGCCGTTCTCGTCAACCTTGGCGATGGAGATCTGAACCGAAGCGTGGTCCTGGGCCTTGATGATGCGGTTGGTGGCCGAGCACTTGCGGGGGACGTAACTGTAATTCGTTGCGAGGGGTTGTTAGTAAACTTTGTCGTGCGCGCGTCAGTCGGCTCGTGGCTGAAATGTGTGAGAAACTCACAGGTCGACGATCTCTCCCTTGTCGTTCTCCATTTTGACAGATTTTTGGTGTGTTGGACGTTGGGGTCGAGGATGGATGCTGTCGCGAAATGGGTGGTGATAGAGACTTTGAACGGTGCTTTTCGATGCTCGCCTCTAATTTTCGCCAACCTCGTGTGGGGGGTTGCGGCAGCTTTCGCTTGAGTGCACGTGATCAGCCTTGCCAATGCTCCGACCCATCTTTGCCCCACCATGAATCAGGTGACTGCGCGGATCATTCCTGTTGGCAGAAAACCATTCGCTGCGAAATAGACGCGCTTCAATTGTTGTTAGTCTCGGTCAAACCCCGCCTAAACTCGGTGGCGAGCGTCTAGCCTAAGCCGGCATTTACTTTATTCGTCGACCTGAACATATCGCCAGTTTCTCGACGCAGCATCGCATTTATGCCAAAATGCGCACTGCGGATGTGTCCGGCCTGTCGTCGTCAACTATCGACAATGACCACGCCCCGCTTTCTCCCGTCATCGCCTCCCGGTCAAGCGAGGTCGGACCTCTACACAACATTGGTCTCCTCTTCTCCTGATTTGCCTTCGATTAATGAGCTGGTCTCGCGTTATGCAAAGAAGCCAAAGCCGCTTCGATCTGGCAGCAACGCTGCCTCGATCCCCACAACCGCAACGACGACTTTCACCACTGCAGCCAAGTTGCTACAGTCAGCGCAAGCAGAACAAGCCGATTTAGTCGAAACCCTGCCTCCACCGAGggcaaaaacaaaagccaAGCCGAAACAAAAAGATCCACCCGAGGTCGTTGATCTGTCGCCAGATCTTCCGGTCAATATACCGGAGCCTCAGCCTGAGAGGCGCAAGGCTAGGAAAACTGCAAATGGAGTGactaagaaaaaaagggggggaggGGAGGAGTCGGTTGCAGATGATGCTACAAATGAGATCACAACGCCAACAAAAAATCAACCTTGGAAATTTTTCAAATCCCCTTCGCCAAGAACAACTTCCGATCTGGAGATTACTGGTTTTCAAGAAGTGGCCGCCACAACTGCACCTGTGACAACAAGCACTACGGACCTAACAAAGGGCACAGCTTCTGCTCAAAACAAAGTGACCAAGTCGAGAGTACGGAAAACATCATCAGCAGCCTCTCGGAAAAAGAAAGCCGAGACTGTAAGTAGGCACTTTGCTGTACCTGATGACGTCTCGACTGCTCCAGAACCCATCACAGTCCCCGACGATGCTCCTGAGGAGCAGTTGTTCAACCTTGAGCCGGCAGTCGCGAGGCGCTTGGATTGGACACCTCCACGCGAGACAAACACGGCGGATCTTTGTCCTGTCTCATCCAACGCCAAGGAAGTCACATCGACCTTGGACGGCGCCCTTTCTGCAGCTCCGGCGGCTGTCCAAAACGTTTTCCTTACACTACAAGACAAGTTTGCCTATCCCGTAGAACAGGTCGCAAGACGACCAGACTCGCCAAGCAAAGAACTGGGCCCGCCGCCAGAAGTAATCAAGAAACGAAAAGTGATACAGCTTGTTGGGCCCTCAAATGATAGTAAAATTCCCAACCAAGCGTCTCCAGTCAAGTCAAAGGCACCCAAAAAGAAACCGAGGACCATCACAGATCTTGCCACAGCAGCATACACAACTGAGGGCAAGCAGTCAAATGCCCCAGCCAAGAAAGGGACTCTTACAAGCTATCTTGAAGGGCAAGGGGAGCAAGTCTTTCAACACTGCCACCCAGATTCCAGATTACGAAAGCcggaaaggaaaagaaagccaAAGGGGCGTGGGCAGGTGCTCTTATCTCCTCTGTCAGCAATTGATCAATCCGCACGACAAGACTTTGTCTTTGGGACTTCAAGTCAATTAGCACAGGAGCATTCGCCGACTTTTCTGAGAGATCTACACGCCGCACTCAGGCAGTCGAACGACTTTAGCGACGATCCGTTCGCGAGTCCTATAATGGCAGCGCCACAGGGCCGAAAATTGTGGACTGCGGGAGCTCGTGGTGAAGAGGGCGATCTTATGAACATCGAAGTCATTGATCTGGTCGACTCTCCCGCCTTCCCGGATGATCCCGATGCTATAGTTCGTGCAGAGATGCAGAAAAGCCCCAGCAGGTCTGAACCTAAAGGTATCAAGAACAGACGAACCCCGATGGTCAACCTCGATTCCTCCGAAATTGACATTTCAGAACCACATGCTCGAGATTTAGAATCAGCCAACTCAGCTGAGCACACATTAAAAACCCAGGCCTCAAAATCTACACATTTTGCGTCTACCACACCACCTAGACCTACTAAAATTACAATGGTTCCAGCATGTGAAAATACTGCAGAACCCCCTATAGTCGCATCAGATGTTGATTCAGACAACGAACCTCCTCCGAGCAATCAGCAGGCCTATCAGATGCCTCCACCGCCTAGACCGGTCGTACCTGAGGAGACCGCGATTCCTCGGCCCAACTTTGAGGTTATGACAGATACCCAATTGTCGAAGCAGGTTTCCAGCTACGGATTCAAGTCAGTCAAGAAACGATCTGCCATGATCGCGTTACTCAATCAGTGCTGGGAAAGCAAAGCCGGAGCAACGGGTGCGGCAGGCCAATCTAGTGCTTTTGCCACTACGAGCCGAACGTCGGCCCCTCGCGGGCCTCGTGGGAAGACGAGTACTGCTGCAGCTGCGGCCAAGTCACCAACCAAAAGGCCTGTAGGTCGGCCGAGAAAAAACAGCGTCGGAGCATCTGGTGACGTAACAGTAGTTGAAGCCACGACACCAGTCAAACGACCCCGCGGCAGGCCTAAAAAGAACGCAAAAGCGGAGGCTAGTCCAGATATGATGCAGAACATAGCCGCGTCTATGCCACCCACGGTGGCTGCCGCAGTTAAAACGCCTCGGCGGCGCAAAAAGGCAGCAACGCAACCGGCGGTGGAGATTTTGGATTCGGATGGTGAGGCTGGACTTTCCCCCAGCCCATCGTTGTCCCCGGAACCAGTCTTTTCTTCCCCAGAGAAGGACAGTGTCGACGTTTCAATAGGAGAACACACAACGATGTCGCTCGCGGTTACACCTACCGCTCAACAGGCCGAGCTGTTCACACGCATCACACGTGCAGTGAAGAGTGCACCGCGGTCGACGGATCCTGATAAACCATCGTGGCACGAAAAGATGCTCATGTATGATCCAATTGTTCTGGAGGATTTGGCGGCTTGGCTAAATTCTGGGCAATTGGACCGTGTAGGCTATGATGGGGAGGTTGCACCTGCTGATGTAAAGATGTGGTGCGAAAGCAAGAGTATTTGCTGTTTGTGGCGCATGAGTTATCGCGGAAGGGAGAGAAAACGACTATGACGAAGTTGACGCAGCGAATTAAAGATTATTTCCCGAACTCCGGGGTATACCATGGCGGTTAGACATTGTTATTATGACAATGTCTCATTGTGATAAGGGTCACCTCTTTTAACCATGCTGGCTATTGTTACATTTCTTCCtttaagtttttttttttttttcggggccTCGCAAACTTTTGGAAATCGAAACTATTCGTAACATTTCCATGTGTTCCTGCATGATTTACTCCTGTGTTTCCACCCCCGAGTTTAAGGTTGATTGCGTTGTCCATTTTTAGCGTCACTTGCCATATTAGACCCGCACGCTAGCTCCAACAAGCCTCGGCTACTTGATGTCACAACTGCTTCCCCTCACAAGATCATCCCTTCACTCAGCTACCGACAAGGTGGGAAGCCGAGGAACAATCAAATGGCGACTAAAGCCATTTATGCAATGAATACGATCCAATGCGACTTGGTACGAGTAGGAGTAGGTGGTAAGATCGTATTTGAGTCATGCCTCCGACAAAAGCTCACCCCTCTAGCAAGGGCGATTAGTACACATCGAAATCGTTTTTCTTCTACTCTTGGCAAAGCTTCTTGCATTGGTTATCAGCACCAACCGCTCAATTGCAGTAAAAAGAATATACCAACGAACCTAGAGCCAGGATTTAGAGTCTATCGTCACTACAGCACAATGGGTGAAGACAAGAAGGGAGCCCGCGATGGGCCTGCACCAGCGAAGCCAAGCTCAAGGTAGGCAACATCTCTAGAGCTACACGATATCCTTCATTGCATTTATTGCGCGCCCTATCAAGGATGAGGTTCACGCCTGGGGGCAACAAAACCAAGTCCCTGGCTCGATTCCACGATGCTGACTGTTCCGGCTAGCATTGTCCTGATTTCACCACAAAACGAAGTGCTGCTGCTTAGACGAACAGCAACATCAAGTGCCTTTCCAGACGCTTATGTTTTCCCTGGCGGTAACTTGTCCAAATTCCA
The Pyricularia oryzae 70-15 chromosome 1, whole genome shotgun sequence DNA segment above includes these coding regions:
- a CDS encoding structure-specific endonuclease subunit SLX4; translation: MTTPRFLPSSPPGQARSDLYTTLVSSSPDLPSINELVSRYAKKPKPLRSGSNAASIPTTATTTFTTAAKLLQSAQAEQADLVETLPPPRAKTKAKPKQKDPPEVVDLSPDLPVNIPEPQPERRKARKTANGVTKKKRGGGEESVADDATNEITTPTKNQPWKFFKSPSPRTTSDLEITGFQEVAATTAPVTTSTTDLTKGTASAQNKVTKSRVRKTSSAASRKKKAETVSRHFAVPDDVSTAPEPITVPDDAPEEQLFNLEPAVARRLDWTPPRETNTADLCPVSSNAKEVTSTLDGALSAAPAAVQNVFLTLQDKFAYPVEQVARRPDSPSKELGPPPEVIKKRKVIQLVGPSNDSKIPNQASPVKSKAPKKKPRTITDLATAAYTTEGKQSNAPAKKGTLTSYLEGQGEQVFQHCHPDSRLRKPERKRKPKGRGQVLLSPLSAIDQSARQDFVFGTSSQLAQEHSPTFLRDLHAALRQSNDFSDDPFASPIMAAPQGRKLWTAGARGEEGDLMNIEVIDLVDSPAFPDDPDAIVRAEMQKSPSRSEPKGIKNRRTPMVNLDSSEIDISEPHARDLESANSAEHTLKTQASKSTHFASTTPPRPTKITMVPACENTAEPPIVASDVDSDNEPPPSNQQAYQMPPPPRPVVPEETAIPRPNFEVMTDTQLSKQVSSYGFKSVKKRSAMIALLNQCWESKAGATGAAGQSSAFATTSRTSAPRGPRGKTSTAAAAAKSPTKRPVGRPRKNSVGASGDVTVVEATTPVKRPRGRPKKNAKAEASPDMMQNIAASMPPTVAAAVKTPRRRKKAATQPAVEILDSDGEAGLSPSPSLSPEPVFSSPEKDSVDVSIGEHTTMSLAVTPTAQQAELFTRITRAVKSAPRSTDPDKPSWHEKMLMYDPIVLEDLAAWLNSGQLDRVGYDGEVAPADVKMWCESKSICCLWRMSYRGRERKRL
- a CDS encoding 40S ribosomal protein S21, coding for MENDKGEIVDLYVPRKCSATNRIIKAQDHASVQISIAKVDENGRAVQGENHVYALCGFVRAMGEGDDALNRLTQRDGLLKNVFSAVR